A window of Christiangramia forsetii KT0803 contains these coding sequences:
- the rsmG gene encoding 16S rRNA (guanine(527)-N(7))-methyltransferase RsmG: protein MELLKKYFPALTDDQISKFEKLEELYKDWNLKINVVSRKDIDELYLRHILHSLGIVKVQSFNPGSKILDVGTGGGFPGIPLAIMHPESAFHLVDSIGKKIKVVDEVSEGLGLENVTSFNQRVEELNGNYDFIVSRAVAVMPTFVRWVKGKIAKENVHERKNGILYLKGGDLSDELKDYRTAKIFELSDYFEEDFFQTKKVVYLPMKYKG from the coding sequence TTGGAATTACTTAAAAAATACTTTCCGGCATTAACCGACGATCAAATTTCAAAATTTGAAAAATTAGAGGAATTATATAAAGACTGGAATTTAAAGATCAATGTGGTTTCCAGAAAAGATATTGATGAACTTTACCTTAGGCATATTTTGCATTCTTTAGGAATTGTGAAGGTTCAAAGCTTTAATCCCGGTTCAAAAATCCTGGATGTAGGTACAGGTGGTGGTTTTCCTGGAATTCCGCTGGCGATAATGCATCCCGAAAGTGCTTTTCACCTGGTAGATTCTATTGGTAAAAAGATTAAGGTAGTAGATGAAGTTTCTGAAGGATTGGGCTTAGAAAATGTCACATCTTTCAATCAAAGAGTGGAAGAGCTGAATGGGAATTATGATTTTATTGTTAGTAGAGCGGTTGCAGTGATGCCAACCTTTGTGAGGTGGGTTAAAGGGAAGATTGCCAAAGAGAATGTACATGAGAGGAAAAATGGTATTCTATATTTAAAAGGAGGAGATTTATCTGACGAACTCAAAGATTATCGCACAGCAAAGATCTTTGAGCTTTCAGATTATTTTGAGGAAGACTTTTTTCAGACAAAAAAGGTAGTTTATCTCCCGATGAAATATAAAGGTTAG
- a CDS encoding LamG-like jellyroll fold domain-containing protein, which produces MYKITFGPRIHYVLTFMLVFLALSTWTSGKIYAQEISITVNSKVNPNCPDSNDGSINISVNGGSAPYSYNWTSGNYAGSTNEDISNLRQGTYTVTVTDSSTPTAKTESIDISLQANDITKPNVSVNNISVVLNSTGTVSISTDEIDNGSTDNCEINSRSLNKTNFNCSNLGANSVVLTITDNSGNTANATATVTVVDNISPSINAPANIQADADSNDCNASNVTLGTPATADNCGAASVTNDAPADFPLGETTVTWTVTDDAGNTATATQKVIVADNTNPTITAPANIQADTDSNDCNASSVTLGAPATADNCGVASITNDAPADFPLGETTVTWTVTDDAGNTATTIQKVIVADNTHPIITAPANVQANTDSNDCNASSVTLGTPATADNCGVASVTNDAPADFPLGETTVTWTVTDDAGNTATTTQTVIISDTTKPMITVGTDIDATNNTGICEAGLSIAPATATDNCNVGSPVGSRSDGLGLDEPYPVGTTTITWNVADANGNIADSVNQLVTVEDNESPEIPNLEDITWGCSYTVEAPIAIDNCTGEVTATTTDALTYSNAGTYTINWTFTDNAGNSSSTTQNIIIDPVVVQTTKTDVLCNGLATGEVQATATGGVAPLTYDWGTLGPGTKKTDLPAGTYTVTVTDANGCESEPISVIINEPDTFIEITDVITTSGCLGENNGTATVSAQGGTGAYAYLWENGQTSQTATDLAPGTHTVTITDENGCSKDRAVTVSQPTELKITGFLTTETTSFGSATGSATVQVTGGSPNYTFEWGGGPNDINQTDQTARELPAGIYTVIVTDANGCKTSGEVEVVDTLAANIVPISLCNEGELIRTSTFSVENGTAIGGTAPYSYSWDFGENANPGTGSGADPIDVTYGNIGDKLIILTVTDSKGRTFEQRIIQYVGGCFADDCGSNDLGLENYFIGDSQENEITSSNCSSVDEKFIYINFPTNATRYSLQIELIYSVEDIETGEISNYKVTDCFFNKDDIPKIAQTFSIDYECGDLVKVEGIYLTFQNNKNRTCGTTQGNGNNPKCFSTNNEATVSSPLFGVAFPNELLCNGSNNGSINVRASGGTGNYTYELISAINGTVVLGPQTSNVFNELVGGAYKVNISDGENIFTTRDIEIEQPANPLTLNIDTQEDVVCFGGTGGSATVSANGGTPNSSGDPYIFVWDNGQTGSTVSNLAAGDYAVRVIDANGCEISTTLTIEQPEELLANAGPDQVLGCGFSSTQLNAEVNLDENDEPVPGAWTIVNGPAGGSFADATIPNTVFNGNQGTYTLRWSLDCGKSDDAKITFTNCSTLDFDGVDDHVNFGNNYGFTGGVFTVEAWIKPKSIDGTRTVLSKKDFANPAGGFELIMSNGVPNFKGLGVSSFTTHSIKTDRWYHLAVSFDGSTAKLYVDGILLGSKTASSTSSTSAPFLLGALYDSTAPYNPKNLFHGWMEEVRIWSKSLDVENIRLLMNQRIVSNSGKVRGEIIPIDATSLSWTDLLGYYRLLPAEISNGVTFDIATNKINGKLINIQTTQQNTAPLPYISSKNGSWREKSSWLRPTVWDVPNARGINNDTINWNIAINSHTLNSSYKDIKLLGLISNAGSASKLNMEGSVNQQTGNEIYLSHYLQLNGVIDLNGESQLVQPEGSILANSSTGYLDRDQQGTANSFNYNYWTSPVSLTGSGNNSGYVIKNILLDGTNPNTPKSLVFDYQFHWADGNYSGNKRISSYWLYTFKGNANDYSEWHQFGETELLEPGIGYSMKGTTGYVPVTNKQNYTFRGKPNNGDISVSIGGIDQNLLTGNPYPSAIDASMFIGENLGGFNGSLYFWDHFGPVNSHILEEYVGGYAVYNLSGGIASASSVDSRINPNGDISKKDPPGKYIPVGQAFFISSTGVSNPTQITYRNRYRAFVPESTDDSQFHSQEKTGKKDVSNKYTKDNRFKIRLKFESPKGYHRQILVTADENSSGGFDLGYDAPLIENNVEDMYWMIDETEFVIQAVPDFNLDQVLPIGIKISEEGEYTIKIDELENIKMEFNVYLKDKSNDTYFNLTKDDYKATAEELGYFNDRYEIVFKEPQTEEEEEEEEEEDIVDEKPEELDELPLIDLRYIRDTDEIAVLNPDLMNVDRVELFSISGQLIKTFQEVPTEESIMLSIDRKLSSAVYIVKMYSGEESYSRKVIISN; this is translated from the coding sequence ATGTATAAAATTACTTTTGGACCCCGAATCCATTATGTACTTACATTTATGCTTGTATTTTTAGCACTTTCCACATGGACAAGTGGTAAAATATATGCACAAGAGATTTCTATTACCGTAAACTCCAAGGTCAATCCTAATTGTCCAGATTCAAATGATGGCTCAATTAACATTTCGGTAAATGGAGGATCTGCTCCATATTCTTATAATTGGACCTCAGGTAATTATGCAGGAAGTACAAATGAAGATATCTCTAATTTACGCCAGGGTACTTACACGGTTACCGTAACCGATAGTTCTACTCCTACAGCTAAAACCGAATCAATAGACATAAGTCTTCAGGCAAATGATATAACGAAGCCTAATGTTTCTGTTAATAATATTTCAGTAGTGTTGAATTCGACTGGCACGGTTTCCATTAGTACAGATGAAATAGATAATGGATCCACAGATAATTGTGAAATAAATTCCAGATCCTTAAATAAAACAAATTTTAATTGCTCCAATCTTGGTGCTAATTCAGTTGTTTTAACAATTACAGATAATAGTGGTAATACTGCTAATGCGACTGCCACAGTCACCGTAGTAGATAATATTTCCCCGTCAATAAATGCTCCTGCAAATATTCAGGCAGATGCCGATTCAAACGATTGCAATGCTTCCAATGTCACTCTTGGAACACCTGCTACCGCTGATAATTGTGGAGCAGCTTCAGTAACTAACGATGCTCCTGCAGATTTTCCATTAGGGGAAACCACTGTAACCTGGACAGTAACAGACGATGCTGGAAATACAGCTACAGCTACTCAAAAAGTAATTGTAGCAGATAATACAAACCCAACCATTACAGCTCCTGCAAATATTCAGGCAGATACCGATTCAAACGATTGCAATGCCTCTAGTGTCACTTTAGGAGCACCTGCTACCGCTGATAATTGTGGAGTAGCTTCAATAACCAACGATGCTCCTGCAGATTTTCCATTAGGGGAAACCACTGTAACCTGGACGGTAACAGATGATGCTGGAAATACAGCTACAACTATTCAAAAAGTAATTGTAGCAGATAATACACACCCAATCATTACAGCTCCTGCAAATGTTCAGGCAAATACCGATTCAAACGATTGTAATGCCTCTAGTGTCACTTTAGGAACACCTGCTACCGCTGATAATTGTGGAGTAGCTTCAGTAACCAACGATGCTCCTGCAGATTTTCCGTTAGGAGAAACCACTGTAACCTGGACGGTAACAGATGATGCTGGAAATACAGCTACAACTACTCAAACTGTAATAATTTCCGATACTACAAAACCAATGATCACTGTTGGAACTGATATTGATGCTACCAATAATACAGGGATTTGTGAAGCTGGTTTGTCTATAGCTCCAGCTACGGCTACTGATAATTGTAATGTTGGATCACCTGTTGGCAGCAGATCTGATGGTCTGGGTCTGGACGAACCCTATCCTGTAGGAACTACCACAATCACTTGGAACGTAGCGGACGCTAACGGAAATATTGCCGATAGTGTAAATCAGCTTGTAACCGTTGAAGATAATGAGTCTCCGGAAATTCCTAATTTGGAAGATATAACCTGGGGTTGTTCATATACAGTAGAGGCTCCTATTGCCATAGATAATTGCACTGGAGAGGTAACCGCTACAACTACAGACGCACTTACCTATTCAAATGCTGGAACTTACACCATTAACTGGACATTTACAGATAATGCTGGTAACTCCTCTTCTACCACCCAAAATATTATAATTGATCCTGTTGTTGTTCAGACCACTAAAACTGATGTATTATGTAACGGTCTAGCAACCGGGGAAGTTCAAGCAACTGCAACAGGTGGCGTTGCCCCGCTCACCTACGACTGGGGAACTTTGGGTCCAGGCACTAAAAAAACAGATCTGCCTGCTGGGACTTATACTGTCACAGTTACAGACGCTAATGGATGTGAATCAGAACCTATATCTGTAATTATTAATGAACCAGACACGTTTATTGAAATAACCGATGTCATTACAACTTCTGGATGTTTGGGAGAAAATAATGGAACGGCGACAGTAAGCGCTCAAGGAGGTACCGGTGCCTACGCTTATCTTTGGGAAAATGGTCAAACCTCACAAACCGCTACCGATCTTGCACCCGGTACACATACGGTAACAATTACTGATGAAAATGGCTGCTCCAAGGATAGAGCGGTAACAGTATCTCAACCCACCGAACTTAAAATTACCGGATTTTTAACTACAGAAACTACTTCATTTGGATCTGCTACGGGAAGTGCTACCGTACAAGTAACAGGTGGATCACCAAATTATACTTTTGAGTGGGGCGGCGGCCCAAATGATATTAATCAAACAGATCAAACTGCACGAGAGCTACCAGCAGGTATATATACTGTAATAGTAACCGATGCTAATGGCTGTAAAACAAGTGGCGAGGTAGAAGTGGTAGATACGCTTGCGGCTAATATAGTTCCTATTTCACTTTGTAATGAGGGAGAATTAATTAGAACATCTACCTTTTCTGTGGAAAATGGAACTGCAATTGGCGGGACTGCTCCTTATAGTTATTCCTGGGATTTTGGAGAAAATGCCAATCCTGGCACCGGCTCTGGTGCAGATCCCATTGATGTTACTTATGGCAATATTGGAGATAAGCTTATTATATTAACTGTAACCGACTCAAAAGGAAGAACTTTTGAACAGCGCATTATACAATATGTAGGTGGATGTTTTGCCGATGATTGCGGTTCGAATGATTTGGGATTGGAAAACTATTTTATAGGTGATAGTCAGGAAAACGAAATTACCTCATCAAATTGCAGCTCTGTTGACGAAAAATTTATTTACATTAATTTCCCTACGAATGCCACAAGATATTCGCTTCAAATAGAATTAATATATTCTGTTGAGGATATTGAAACAGGAGAAATAAGCAATTATAAAGTTACAGACTGTTTCTTTAACAAAGATGATATTCCAAAAATTGCGCAAACCTTTTCTATTGATTACGAATGCGGGGATTTAGTAAAAGTGGAAGGTATCTACTTAACTTTTCAAAATAATAAAAATAGAACTTGTGGTACCACACAGGGAAATGGAAATAACCCTAAATGTTTTTCTACCAATAATGAGGCTACCGTTAGTTCTCCACTGTTTGGAGTAGCTTTCCCAAATGAACTCTTATGTAATGGATCCAATAATGGGAGTATTAATGTACGTGCATCTGGTGGTACAGGAAATTATACTTATGAACTTATTTCTGCTATAAATGGCACGGTGGTTTTAGGACCTCAGACTTCTAATGTATTTAATGAACTTGTGGGTGGAGCATATAAAGTCAATATATCAGATGGAGAAAACATCTTTACTACCAGGGATATCGAAATTGAGCAACCTGCTAATCCTCTAACATTAAATATAGATACACAAGAGGACGTGGTATGTTTTGGTGGGACCGGTGGAAGTGCTACAGTTTCTGCGAATGGAGGAACTCCTAATTCATCTGGCGATCCTTATATTTTTGTGTGGGATAATGGACAGACAGGCTCCACAGTTTCAAACCTTGCTGCAGGAGATTATGCAGTTAGAGTCATAGATGCCAACGGATGTGAAATTTCAACCACTCTTACCATTGAACAACCTGAAGAATTACTTGCAAATGCTGGTCCAGATCAAGTTCTAGGATGTGGCTTTAGCTCTACGCAGTTGAACGCAGAAGTAAATCTCGATGAAAATGACGAACCAGTTCCTGGGGCATGGACCATCGTTAACGGTCCAGCCGGGGGAAGTTTTGCTGATGCCACAATTCCTAATACCGTTTTCAATGGAAACCAGGGAACCTATACTCTAAGATGGAGCTTAGATTGTGGTAAATCTGATGATGCAAAAATTACTTTCACAAATTGCAGCACGCTGGATTTTGATGGTGTGGATGATCACGTGAATTTTGGAAATAATTATGGATTTACCGGAGGTGTGTTTACGGTGGAAGCCTGGATTAAACCAAAGTCTATAGATGGAACCAGAACTGTTCTATCCAAAAAAGATTTTGCGAACCCTGCTGGTGGGTTTGAGCTTATTATGAGCAATGGAGTTCCAAATTTCAAAGGGCTTGGGGTCTCAAGCTTTACCACTCACTCTATTAAGACAGATCGCTGGTATCATTTAGCGGTGTCTTTTGACGGGTCAACGGCCAAATTATATGTAGACGGAATACTTCTTGGATCTAAAACCGCTTCGAGTACCAGTTCTACATCAGCTCCATTTCTTTTAGGAGCTCTCTATGATTCAACTGCTCCCTATAATCCTAAAAACCTTTTTCACGGATGGATGGAAGAAGTGAGAATATGGTCCAAATCTTTAGATGTTGAAAATATCAGGTTATTGATGAATCAAAGGATAGTATCTAATAGTGGCAAGGTAAGAGGAGAAATTATACCTATAGATGCTACTAGCCTGTCTTGGACAGATTTACTAGGTTATTACAGACTTTTACCGGCAGAAATTTCTAATGGAGTAACCTTTGACATAGCAACTAATAAGATTAACGGAAAGCTTATTAATATTCAGACTACTCAGCAAAACACAGCACCTTTGCCTTATATATCTTCAAAAAATGGATCATGGAGAGAAAAATCTTCCTGGCTAAGACCAACTGTTTGGGATGTGCCCAATGCCAGGGGAATTAACAATGACACTATAAACTGGAATATTGCGATCAACTCTCATACACTAAATTCCAGTTATAAAGATATTAAACTCTTAGGATTAATATCGAATGCAGGTAGTGCCAGCAAATTAAATATGGAAGGATCTGTGAATCAACAGACTGGAAACGAGATTTATCTTAGTCACTATTTACAATTAAATGGGGTTATAGATTTGAATGGAGAATCACAGCTTGTACAACCTGAAGGTAGTATACTGGCAAATTCCAGTACGGGGTACCTGGATAGGGATCAACAGGGAACAGCAAATAGTTTTAATTATAATTATTGGACCTCTCCGGTTTCGCTTACCGGCTCGGGAAATAACTCAGGTTATGTTATAAAGAATATTCTACTGGATGGGACCAATCCTAATACACCAAAATCACTTGTTTTTGATTATCAATTTCACTGGGCAGATGGCAACTATTCGGGTAACAAACGAATAAGTTCCTACTGGCTTTACACATTCAAAGGAAATGCTAACGATTACAGTGAATGGCACCAATTTGGTGAAACAGAATTATTGGAACCTGGTATTGGTTATAGTATGAAAGGTACCACAGGATATGTGCCGGTAACCAACAAGCAAAATTACACATTCAGAGGTAAACCTAATAATGGAGATATTAGTGTTTCTATAGGTGGTATAGATCAAAACCTACTTACAGGGAACCCATATCCTTCAGCTATTGATGCTTCGATGTTCATAGGGGAAAATCTTGGTGGTTTTAATGGAAGTTTATATTTCTGGGATCATTTTGGGCCAGTTAATTCTCATATATTAGAAGAGTATGTAGGCGGCTATGCTGTTTATAATTTATCTGGAGGAATCGCATCTGCATCTTCAGTCGATTCCCGAATAAATCCTAATGGTGATATTAGTAAAAAAGATCCTCCCGGAAAATATATTCCCGTTGGACAAGCATTCTTTATAAGTTCTACCGGAGTTTCAAATCCTACACAAATCACTTATAGAAACCGATATAGAGCATTCGTTCCCGAATCTACTGATGATTCTCAATTCCATTCCCAGGAAAAGACAGGGAAGAAAGACGTATCTAATAAGTACACTAAAGATAATAGGTTTAAAATTAGATTAAAATTTGAGTCTCCAAAAGGATATCATAGACAAATTCTAGTTACGGCAGATGAAAATTCTTCTGGTGGTTTCGATTTAGGATATGACGCTCCTCTAATTGAGAATAACGTAGAGGATATGTACTGGATGATTGATGAAACTGAATTTGTAATTCAAGCTGTACCAGATTTCAATCTTGATCAGGTTTTGCCAATTGGAATAAAGATTTCCGAAGAAGGTGAGTATACCATCAAAATAGATGAACTGGAAAACATCAAAATGGAATTCAACGTTTACTTGAAAGACAAGTCCAACGATACCTATTTTAATTTAACTAAAGACGACTATAAAGCAACTGCTGAAGAATTAGGATATTTTAATGATCGTTATGAAATAGTTTTTAAAGAACCACAAACGGAAGAAGAAGAAGAAGAAGAAGAAGAAGAAGACATTGTTGACGAGAAACCAGAGGAGCTTGACGAGCTGCCGTTGATAGATTTACGATATATAAGAGATACAGATGAAATTGCGGTTCTTAATCCAGATCTTATGAATGTAGATCGTGTTGAGCTATTTAGCATTTCGGGACAATTGATAAAAACCTTCCAAGAGGTACCTACAGAAGAGTCAATTATGTTAAGTATAGACAGAAAGCTAAGTTCTGCAGTATATATAGTCAAAATGTATTCAGGTGAAGAATCCTACTCCAGGAAAGTAATTATCAGCAATTAG